The following are encoded in a window of Parus major isolate Abel chromosome 22, Parus_major1.1, whole genome shotgun sequence genomic DNA:
- the BRF2 gene encoding transcription factor IIIB 50 kDa subunit yields the protein MLPAGVLRRNSLAPCVRCHLPAGIRRVQDLCKVLQLPAVFEETAVSYFQRALQLPAFHLVSLEKKELLGGCCVFVTCRQHSWPLTMGTICSLLYARQDLFASVYLSLQKELGLSVPALSLADLVTTHLNSFRLLQPSANVPAPFLEDKEKLLARTMAIVELASETWLVTGRHPVPIVTAAAFLAWQSLQPGPRLSCPLARFCRLAGVDLPPPAHLRLKELLEILQGMASQLSWLRGFDLDKKTVVKHIGELLQHRVFLLKNAFSQQDGEEQQDTALGQGSPGQDPGGSLDKDSSGQDPGGFLDKDSSGQDPGGSLDKDSSGQDSPGQDPGGSPDKDSSDKDSSGQDPVGSLDKDSPGQDSPGQGSSGQHPGGSPDKDSPGKDSPGQDSPGQGSPPVAQEQGCPSAGKPRRGGTLRPLLPPCLIHPRKRLRPAAPSAPALTGDEPISDSEIEQYLRSPDEIRAFRKAKAWL from the exons ATGCTGCCTGCTGGGGTTCTCAGGAGGAATTCCTTGGCCCCGTGTGTGAGGTGCCATCTTCCCGCAGGGATCCGGCGGGTCCAGGACCTGTGTAAGGTGCTGCAGCTCCCGGCGGTGTTTGAGGAAACGGCCGTGTCCTACTtccagagggctctgcagctccctgccttcCACCTGGTCAGCCTCGAgaagaaggagctgctggggggcTGCTGCGTGTTCGTGACGTGCCGTCAGCACAGCTGGCCCCTGACCATGGGCAccatctgctccctgctgtACGCCAGGCAGGACCTGTTCGCCAGCGTCTACCTGAgcctgcagaaggagctggggctgtcgGTGCCCGCCCTGAGCCTGGCAGACCTGGTGACCACGCACCTCAACAG CTTccggctgctccagccctcGGCCAACGTCCCCGCTCCATTCCTGGAGGacaaggagaagctgctggcCCGGACCATGGCCATTGTGGAGCTGGCCAGCGAGACGTGGCTGGTGACGGGCCGGCACCCCGTGCCCATCGTCACGGCCGCGGCGTTCCTGGCCTGGCAGTCGCTGCAGCCCGGCCCGCGCCTCTCGTGCCCCTTGGCGCGGTTCTGCCGCCTGGCCGGGGTGGATCTGCCGCCCCCGGCCCACCTcaggctgaaggagctgctggagatcctgcagggaatggcctcccagctctcctggctgcgCGGCTTTGACCTGGACAAGAAAACGGTGGTGAAGCACATcggggagctgctgcagcaccgCGTGTTCCTGCTGAAAAACGCCTTCagccagcaggatggggaggagcagcaggacacagccctgggccAGGGCTCCCCAGGCCAGGATCCTGGGGGCTCCTTGGATAAGGATTCCTCAGGCCAAGATCCTGGGGGCTTCCTGGATAAGGATTCCTCAGGCCAGGATCCTGGGGGCTCCCTGGATAAGGATTCCTCAGGCCAGGATTCCCCAGGCCAGGATCCTGGGGGCTCCCCGGATAAGGACTCCTCGGATAAGGACTCCTCAGGCCAGGATCCTGTGGGCTCCCTGGATAAGGACTCCCCAGGCCAGGATTCCCCAGGCCAGGGCTCCTCAGGCCAGCATCCTGGGGGTTCCCCGGATAAGGACTCCCCGGGTAAGGACTCCCCAGGCCAGGATTCCCCAGGCCAGGGCTCTCCTCCagtggcacaggagcagggctgtccctcAGCAGGGAAGCCCCGGCGTGGGGGCACCCTGAGGCcgctgctcccaccctgcctcaTCCACCCGAGGAAGAGGCTGCGCCCGGCGGCTCCGAGCGCCCCGGCCCTCACGGGCGACGAGCCCATCTCGGACAGCGAGATCGAGCAGTACCTGCGCAGCCCCGACGAGATCCGCGCCTTCAGGAAGGCCAAGGCCTGGCTGTGA
- the RAB11FIP1 gene encoding rab11 family-interacting protein 1 isoform X2 yields the protein MRSNMTASMFDLSMKDKPRSPFGKLKDKLKGKRSSGLSDTASAIVPSTSHSPADSEDEAVEKEKKKSKFKALFSKPGLQKTSLSQSMSVLPTQQPLTQRIRLRPSDFQAQWDEEESETSPASERSFENALEEKPAPSPLFKSRKPAFLDSRQLSQGISNHTKKDGLSLFSGLKSKSDPVSKSSLCINGSHVYMEETTTKDKTPASSPSPHNLRRKQLFASEENLSSRPTKSPEEMGRTSPGQAVSGSTSLETFKSMTLPSYKLLSSEEHLDTSVPPSIEAARETKKPDHKKSALLSLVTGKKEMVKTGDAEIIPDRTLQSEENTIPEEKSEEEAKCPEVPADLGRGSPSGDAHHAEVEEAITNKQLLRPFEEERKPEKAAPAKTKAVKPRLGLSPEEEPKATLPTLAPDPLPAFLSVHRVSSANNPFISKVGQTARVPDSENIPSSPASLTSPALAAELWNDKNPFTPGWDRASRALDPNSIARFPSSHHPAASVPKAPLAGQVSARVNNPFAADWGQAPGGSGMGASRGLSGPPTPSVPSDCRLNDNNPFVSKRGGQAVPGVQAVAGSSPSCLSGGEDCSSAGHPARGASGGSVEVAVTSDVTAVPNPLSTLSDPPPAPPGLAPELHCGSARLQPEDSLESSEPGNRRSVSFVLGGWQGVPSADVGLGGQEGGEQHLDSRGRLQMASGAAGERAGLGDELGARGDPSTELCGDSTHPTWNSDGTAVEVTGASTEPCTKADKGFVSLSKSSASLVPEADQAPFPESELREEQEPCSGKEWAGCVPMLEPQAPPPAGNESFSQVQPTLRACTVSPQEGGSGRAGSEILVPPKPAPRLAVLLRKSPPTSQAELRGDVPASGDVKSTAGLPEASAVCGCLPQGGSLETVTPPVTARGDSSDRPSGKEGADDFSVSLTNVRSLMAAPGGWGSALASLPVIPEGGSDDELLGDCQESCGVTAGDKGVLGTGEQPRGLTPLHGEPRGGGAIPGACQPGSLAVLPAAVGAPRVCVQGADSSLGVTSHSRECDSHFEKRELERSAGVEERAECEFSEPSAFSSSLSSPCQPHSSSHSLLSDTPSRRAESPKKPRAEGFADKAGNSGKKKLLQARVSPSETFPNQTPRGGETVSPKHRLHPVKPMNTMANKPQSKNLNVISTMNEKLLEMSVKKYDPSDPAYAYAQLTHDELIQLVLKQKDTITRKDLQVRELEDYIDNLLVRVMEETPNILRVSMSGNRKAGKM from the exons ATGAGGAGTAACATGACAGCCAGCATGTTTGATCTGTCCATGAAAGACAAGCCCCGCTCTCCCTTTGGGAAGCTCAAAGACAAGCTCAAGGGCAAGAGGAGCAGCGGCCTCTCGGACACGGCTTCGGCCATCgtccccagcacctcccactCCCCTGCCGACAGCGAGGATGAGGCAGTcgagaaggagaagaagaaatccAAGTTCAAAGCTCTGTTCTCCAAGCCTGGCCTGCAGAAGACATCCCTGTCCCAGTCCATGTCTGTGCTGCCCACTCAGCAGCCCCTCACCCAGAGGATTCGGCTGCGGCCCAGCGACTTCCAGGCGCAGTGGGATGAGGAGGAGTCTGAGACCTCTCCTGCCTCAGAAC gatcCTTTGAAAACGCGTTGGAAGAGAAGCCAGCTCCTTCTCCATTGTTTAAATCTCGTAAACCAGCCTTTTTGGACAGTAGGCAGCTAAGCCAAGGAATCTCTAACCACACCAAAAAGGATGGGCTCTCTTTGTTCAGTGGCCTGAAATCCAAAAGCGATCCTGTGTCCAAGTCCAGTCTGTGCATCAATGGCAGTCACGTCTATATGGAAGAGACCACAACCAAGGACAAGACTCCAGCCTCGTCCCCCTCTCCTCACAACCTCAGGAGGAAGCAGCTCTTTGCTTCAGAGGAGAACCTGTCCTCCAGGCCCACTAAATCACCTGAAGAGATGGGAAGAACCTCTCCTGGTCAGGCTGTCTCTGGGTCCACATCCTTGGAGACCTTCAAATCCATGACTTTGCCGTCATACAAACTGCTCAGCAGTGAGGAGCACCTGGACACCAGCGTTCCACCAAGCATAGAGGCTGctagagagacaaaaaaaccagACCACAAAAAGTCTGCCTTGCTCTCCCTGGTCActgggaagaaggaaatggTGAAGACCGGTGATGCTGAGATTATTCCTGACAGGACCCTGCAGAGTGAGGAAAATACAATTCCAGAAGAGAAGAGTGAAGAGGAGGCCAAATGCCCTGAAGTCCCAGCAGATTTGGGCAGAGGGAGCCCGTCAGGAGATGCTCACCATGCAGAGGTGGAGGAGGCCATCACAAACAAGCAGCTGCTCAGGCCTTTTGAGGAGGAACGGAAACCTGAGAAAGCTGCACCAGCCAAGACCAAAGCTGTGAAACCCAG ACTGGGCCTGTCTCCAGAGGAGGAACCCAAAGCCACGCTTCCCACTCTTGCACCTGACCCCctccctgctttcctctctgtgcACCGTGTCAGCAGTGCAAATAATCCTTTCATTTCTAAAGTGGGGCAGACAGCCCGAGTGCCAGACTCTGAAAACATCCCTAGTTCTCCTGCCTCTCTCACTTCTCCTGCATTAGCTGCAGAGCTTTGGAATGACAAGAACCCCTTTACTCCTGGATGGGACAGGGCATCCAGAGCCCTGGATCCCAACAGCATTGCCCGTTTCCCTTCATCCCATCACCCTGCAGCCTCCGTTCCCAAAGCACCTCTGGCTGGGCAGGTCTCTGCTAGGGTCAATAATCCTTTTGCTGCTGACTGGGGCCAGGCTCCTGGGGGCTCTGGCATGGGGGCTTCCCGGGGTCTCTCTGGCCCACCCACACCTTCTGTCCCCTCTGACTGTCGTCTCAATGACAACAATCCCTTCGTGTCCAAGCGTGGGGGACAGGCAGTGCCAGGTGTCCAGGCTGTTGCTGGTTCTTCCCCTTCTTGCCTTTCTGGTGGTGAGGACTGTTCCTCTGCAGGACACCCTGCCCGTGGTGCTTCAGGGGGCTCTGTGGAAGTGGCTGTAACCAGTGATGTCACAGCTGTGCCAAATCCTCTCAGCACCTTGTCTGAcccccctcctgccccccctgggctggctccagagctgcacTGTGGTTCTGCCCGGCTTCAGCCTGAGGATTCTTTGGAAAGCAGCGAGCCAGGCAACAGGAGATCTGTGTCCTTTGTCCTTGGGGGATGGCAGGGTGTTCCATCAGCTGATGTGGGTTTGGGTGGGCAGGAAGGTGGAGAGCAGCACCTGGACTCCAGGGGAAGGTTACAGATGGCttcaggggcagcaggagagcgAGCAGGGCTTGGGGATGAGCTGGGAGCAAGGGGTGACCCATCGACAGAACTCTGTGGGGACAGCACACATCCCACCTGGAACAGTGATGGAACAGCTGTGGAGGTCACTGGTGCGAGCACTGAGCCCTGCACCAAGGCTGACAAAGGTTTTGTGTCTCTCTCCAAGTCCAGTGCCAGCCTTGTGCCAGAAGCTGACCAGGCACCGTTCCCTGAGAGCGAGctcagggaggagcaggagccctgCAGTGGAAAGGAGTGGGCAGGATGTGTGCCCATGTTAGAGCCCCAGGCACCTCCACCTGCTGGAAATGAGTCATTTTCTCAAGTCCAGCCAACCCTGAGAGCCTGCACAGTGTCCCCTCAGGAAGGGGGTTCAGGGAGGGCTGGTAGCGAGATCCTTGTCCCCCCAAAGCCAGCCCCACGACTGGCTGTACTGCTGAGGAAATCCCCACCGACTTCCCAGGCTGAGCTGAGGGGTGATGTTCCTGCTTCAGGTGATGTAAAATCCACAGCAGGGCTCCCTGAAGCCTCAGCTGTTTGTGGGTGCCTCCCTCAAGGTGGCTCCTTGGAGACTGTCACCCCTCCAGTGACAGCCAggggtgacagcagtgacaggccTTCAGGAAAGGAAGGTGCTGATGATTTCTCTGTCAGTCTCACAAATGTCAGGTCCCTCATGGCTGCTCCTGgaggctggggctcagcactgGCCAGTCTTCCAGTGATCCCAGAGGGAGGCTCTGATGACGAGCTGCTGGGGGACTGTCAGGAGAGCTGTGGGGTCACTGCAGGGGACAAAGGGGTTTTAGGGACTGGAGAGCAGCCCCGAGGTTTGACACCTTTGCATGGAGAaccaagaggaggaggagctaTTCCTGGTGCTTGTCAGCCAGGGAGtttggctgtgctgcctgctgcagtgGGTGCTCCCAGGGTCTGTGTCCAGGGAGCTGACTCAAGCTTAGGTGTGACATCTCATTCCAGGGAGTGTGACAGTCATTTTGAGAAACGAGAGCTGGAAAGGAGTGCAGGTGTTGAGGAGCGTGCAGAGTGTGAGTTCTCTGagccttctgctttctcttcctccctgtCAAGTCCTTGCCAGCCCCACTCTTCCTCTCATTCCCTTCTCTCTGACACCCCAAGTCGTAGAGCAGAGTCTCCGAAAAAGCCAAGAGCCGAGGGCTTCGCAGATAAAGCGGGAAATTCGGGCAAGAAGAAACTCCTCCAGGCACGGGTTTCACCCTCTGAAACGTTCCCTAACCAAACCCCACGGGGTGGTGAAACCGTGTCTCCCAAGCACAG ACTCCATCCTGTGAAGCCAATGAACACCATGGCAAACAAGCCTCAGAGCAAGAACCTGAATGTCATCAGCACCATGAACgaaaagctgctggaaatgaGTGTGAAG AAATACGATCCCTCAGACCCTGCCTATGCCTATGCTCAGCTGACACACGATGAGCTGATCCAGCTGGTGCTGAAACAGAAGGATACCATTACCAGGAAGGACCTCCAGGTGCGGGAGCTGGAGGACTACATCGACAACCTGCTTGTCAGAGTCATGgaagaaaccccaaacatcCTCCGTGTTTCCATGTCTGGCAACAGAAAAGCTGGGAAGATGTGA
- the RAB11FIP1 gene encoding rab11 family-interacting protein 1 isoform X1 — MAAAGWAPTHVRVTVLRARGLRSKAAAGGSDAYAVMALGRDKFRTSVAERCRGEPLWREEATFELPARPAALRLTVLHRALAGADKFLGRAEVELAALRDDGGRQHSRWYKLRSKPGKKEKERGEIEVDIQFMRSNMTASMFDLSMKDKPRSPFGKLKDKLKGKRSSGLSDTASAIVPSTSHSPADSEDEAVEKEKKKSKFKALFSKPGLQKTSLSQSMSVLPTQQPLTQRIRLRPSDFQAQWDEEESETSPASERSFENALEEKPAPSPLFKSRKPAFLDSRQLSQGISNHTKKDGLSLFSGLKSKSDPVSKSSLCINGSHVYMEETTTKDKTPASSPSPHNLRRKQLFASEENLSSRPTKSPEEMGRTSPGQAVSGSTSLETFKSMTLPSYKLLSSEEHLDTSVPPSIEAARETKKPDHKKSALLSLVTGKKEMVKTGDAEIIPDRTLQSEENTIPEEKSEEEAKCPEVPADLGRGSPSGDAHHAEVEEAITNKQLLRPFEEERKPEKAAPAKTKAVKPRLGLSPEEEPKATLPTLAPDPLPAFLSVHRVSSANNPFISKVGQTARVPDSENIPSSPASLTSPALAAELWNDKNPFTPGWDRASRALDPNSIARFPSSHHPAASVPKAPLAGQVSARVNNPFAADWGQAPGGSGMGASRGLSGPPTPSVPSDCRLNDNNPFVSKRGGQAVPGVQAVAGSSPSCLSGGEDCSSAGHPARGASGGSVEVAVTSDVTAVPNPLSTLSDPPPAPPGLAPELHCGSARLQPEDSLESSEPGNRRSVSFVLGGWQGVPSADVGLGGQEGGEQHLDSRGRLQMASGAAGERAGLGDELGARGDPSTELCGDSTHPTWNSDGTAVEVTGASTEPCTKADKGFVSLSKSSASLVPEADQAPFPESELREEQEPCSGKEWAGCVPMLEPQAPPPAGNESFSQVQPTLRACTVSPQEGGSGRAGSEILVPPKPAPRLAVLLRKSPPTSQAELRGDVPASGDVKSTAGLPEASAVCGCLPQGGSLETVTPPVTARGDSSDRPSGKEGADDFSVSLTNVRSLMAAPGGWGSALASLPVIPEGGSDDELLGDCQESCGVTAGDKGVLGTGEQPRGLTPLHGEPRGGGAIPGACQPGSLAVLPAAVGAPRVCVQGADSSLGVTSHSRECDSHFEKRELERSAGVEERAECEFSEPSAFSSSLSSPCQPHSSSHSLLSDTPSRRAESPKKPRAEGFADKAGNSGKKKLLQARVSPSETFPNQTPRGGETVSPKHRLHPVKPMNTMANKPQSKNLNVISTMNEKLLEMSVKKYDPSDPAYAYAQLTHDELIQLVLKQKDTITRKDLQVRELEDYIDNLLVRVMEETPNILRVSMSGNRKAGKM, encoded by the exons ATGGCGGCCGCGGGCTGGGCGCCCACCCACGTACGGGTGACGGTGCTGCGGGCGCGGGGGCTGCGCTCCaaggcggcggcgggcggcagCGACGCGTACGCGGTGATGGCGCTGGGCCGCGACAAGTTCCGCACGTCGGTGGCCGAGCGGTGCCGGGGCGAGCCGCTGTGGCGGGAGGAGGCCACGTTCGAGCTGCCGGCGCGGCCCGCCGCCCTGCGCCTCACGGTGCTGCACCGAGCCCTGGCCGGGGCCGACAAGTTCCTGGGCCGCGCCGAGGTGGAGCTGGCAGCGCTGAGGGACGACGGCGGCCGGCAGCACAGCAG GTGGTACAAGCTGCGCTCCAAaccagggaagaaggaaaaggagagaggggagatCGAGGTGGATATCCAGTTCATGAGGAGTAACATGACAGCCAGCATGTTTGATCTGTCCATGAAAGACAAGCCCCGCTCTCCCTTTGGGAAGCTCAAAGACAAGCTCAAGGGCAAGAGGAGCAGCGGCCTCTCGGACACGGCTTCGGCCATCgtccccagcacctcccactCCCCTGCCGACAGCGAGGATGAGGCAGTcgagaaggagaagaagaaatccAAGTTCAAAGCTCTGTTCTCCAAGCCTGGCCTGCAGAAGACATCCCTGTCCCAGTCCATGTCTGTGCTGCCCACTCAGCAGCCCCTCACCCAGAGGATTCGGCTGCGGCCCAGCGACTTCCAGGCGCAGTGGGATGAGGAGGAGTCTGAGACCTCTCCTGCCTCAGAAC gatcCTTTGAAAACGCGTTGGAAGAGAAGCCAGCTCCTTCTCCATTGTTTAAATCTCGTAAACCAGCCTTTTTGGACAGTAGGCAGCTAAGCCAAGGAATCTCTAACCACACCAAAAAGGATGGGCTCTCTTTGTTCAGTGGCCTGAAATCCAAAAGCGATCCTGTGTCCAAGTCCAGTCTGTGCATCAATGGCAGTCACGTCTATATGGAAGAGACCACAACCAAGGACAAGACTCCAGCCTCGTCCCCCTCTCCTCACAACCTCAGGAGGAAGCAGCTCTTTGCTTCAGAGGAGAACCTGTCCTCCAGGCCCACTAAATCACCTGAAGAGATGGGAAGAACCTCTCCTGGTCAGGCTGTCTCTGGGTCCACATCCTTGGAGACCTTCAAATCCATGACTTTGCCGTCATACAAACTGCTCAGCAGTGAGGAGCACCTGGACACCAGCGTTCCACCAAGCATAGAGGCTGctagagagacaaaaaaaccagACCACAAAAAGTCTGCCTTGCTCTCCCTGGTCActgggaagaaggaaatggTGAAGACCGGTGATGCTGAGATTATTCCTGACAGGACCCTGCAGAGTGAGGAAAATACAATTCCAGAAGAGAAGAGTGAAGAGGAGGCCAAATGCCCTGAAGTCCCAGCAGATTTGGGCAGAGGGAGCCCGTCAGGAGATGCTCACCATGCAGAGGTGGAGGAGGCCATCACAAACAAGCAGCTGCTCAGGCCTTTTGAGGAGGAACGGAAACCTGAGAAAGCTGCACCAGCCAAGACCAAAGCTGTGAAACCCAG ACTGGGCCTGTCTCCAGAGGAGGAACCCAAAGCCACGCTTCCCACTCTTGCACCTGACCCCctccctgctttcctctctgtgcACCGTGTCAGCAGTGCAAATAATCCTTTCATTTCTAAAGTGGGGCAGACAGCCCGAGTGCCAGACTCTGAAAACATCCCTAGTTCTCCTGCCTCTCTCACTTCTCCTGCATTAGCTGCAGAGCTTTGGAATGACAAGAACCCCTTTACTCCTGGATGGGACAGGGCATCCAGAGCCCTGGATCCCAACAGCATTGCCCGTTTCCCTTCATCCCATCACCCTGCAGCCTCCGTTCCCAAAGCACCTCTGGCTGGGCAGGTCTCTGCTAGGGTCAATAATCCTTTTGCTGCTGACTGGGGCCAGGCTCCTGGGGGCTCTGGCATGGGGGCTTCCCGGGGTCTCTCTGGCCCACCCACACCTTCTGTCCCCTCTGACTGTCGTCTCAATGACAACAATCCCTTCGTGTCCAAGCGTGGGGGACAGGCAGTGCCAGGTGTCCAGGCTGTTGCTGGTTCTTCCCCTTCTTGCCTTTCTGGTGGTGAGGACTGTTCCTCTGCAGGACACCCTGCCCGTGGTGCTTCAGGGGGCTCTGTGGAAGTGGCTGTAACCAGTGATGTCACAGCTGTGCCAAATCCTCTCAGCACCTTGTCTGAcccccctcctgccccccctgggctggctccagagctgcacTGTGGTTCTGCCCGGCTTCAGCCTGAGGATTCTTTGGAAAGCAGCGAGCCAGGCAACAGGAGATCTGTGTCCTTTGTCCTTGGGGGATGGCAGGGTGTTCCATCAGCTGATGTGGGTTTGGGTGGGCAGGAAGGTGGAGAGCAGCACCTGGACTCCAGGGGAAGGTTACAGATGGCttcaggggcagcaggagagcgAGCAGGGCTTGGGGATGAGCTGGGAGCAAGGGGTGACCCATCGACAGAACTCTGTGGGGACAGCACACATCCCACCTGGAACAGTGATGGAACAGCTGTGGAGGTCACTGGTGCGAGCACTGAGCCCTGCACCAAGGCTGACAAAGGTTTTGTGTCTCTCTCCAAGTCCAGTGCCAGCCTTGTGCCAGAAGCTGACCAGGCACCGTTCCCTGAGAGCGAGctcagggaggagcaggagccctgCAGTGGAAAGGAGTGGGCAGGATGTGTGCCCATGTTAGAGCCCCAGGCACCTCCACCTGCTGGAAATGAGTCATTTTCTCAAGTCCAGCCAACCCTGAGAGCCTGCACAGTGTCCCCTCAGGAAGGGGGTTCAGGGAGGGCTGGTAGCGAGATCCTTGTCCCCCCAAAGCCAGCCCCACGACTGGCTGTACTGCTGAGGAAATCCCCACCGACTTCCCAGGCTGAGCTGAGGGGTGATGTTCCTGCTTCAGGTGATGTAAAATCCACAGCAGGGCTCCCTGAAGCCTCAGCTGTTTGTGGGTGCCTCCCTCAAGGTGGCTCCTTGGAGACTGTCACCCCTCCAGTGACAGCCAggggtgacagcagtgacaggccTTCAGGAAAGGAAGGTGCTGATGATTTCTCTGTCAGTCTCACAAATGTCAGGTCCCTCATGGCTGCTCCTGgaggctggggctcagcactgGCCAGTCTTCCAGTGATCCCAGAGGGAGGCTCTGATGACGAGCTGCTGGGGGACTGTCAGGAGAGCTGTGGGGTCACTGCAGGGGACAAAGGGGTTTTAGGGACTGGAGAGCAGCCCCGAGGTTTGACACCTTTGCATGGAGAaccaagaggaggaggagctaTTCCTGGTGCTTGTCAGCCAGGGAGtttggctgtgctgcctgctgcagtgGGTGCTCCCAGGGTCTGTGTCCAGGGAGCTGACTCAAGCTTAGGTGTGACATCTCATTCCAGGGAGTGTGACAGTCATTTTGAGAAACGAGAGCTGGAAAGGAGTGCAGGTGTTGAGGAGCGTGCAGAGTGTGAGTTCTCTGagccttctgctttctcttcctccctgtCAAGTCCTTGCCAGCCCCACTCTTCCTCTCATTCCCTTCTCTCTGACACCCCAAGTCGTAGAGCAGAGTCTCCGAAAAAGCCAAGAGCCGAGGGCTTCGCAGATAAAGCGGGAAATTCGGGCAAGAAGAAACTCCTCCAGGCACGGGTTTCACCCTCTGAAACGTTCCCTAACCAAACCCCACGGGGTGGTGAAACCGTGTCTCCCAAGCACAG ACTCCATCCTGTGAAGCCAATGAACACCATGGCAAACAAGCCTCAGAGCAAGAACCTGAATGTCATCAGCACCATGAACgaaaagctgctggaaatgaGTGTGAAG AAATACGATCCCTCAGACCCTGCCTATGCCTATGCTCAGCTGACACACGATGAGCTGATCCAGCTGGTGCTGAAACAGAAGGATACCATTACCAGGAAGGACCTCCAGGTGCGGGAGCTGGAGGACTACATCGACAACCTGCTTGTCAGAGTCATGgaagaaaccccaaacatcCTCCGTGTTTCCATGTCTGGCAACAGAAAAGCTGGGAAGATGTGA
- the RAB11FIP1 gene encoding rab11 family-interacting protein 1 isoform X3, producing MAAAGWAPTHVRVTVLRARGLRSKAAAGGSDAYAVMALGRDKFRTSVAERCRGEPLWREEATFELPARPAALRLTVLHRALAGADKFLGRAEVELAALRDDGGRQHSRWYKLRSKPGKKEKERGEIEVDIQFMRSNMTASMFDLSMKDKPRSPFGKLKDKLKGKRSSGLSDTASAIVPSTSHSPADSEDEAVEKEKKKSKFKALFSKPGLQKTSLSQSMSVLPTQQPLTQRIRLRPSDFQAQWDEEESETSPASERSFENALEEKPAPSPLFKSRKPAFLDSRQLSQGISNHTKKDGLSLFSGLKSKSDPVSKSSLCINGSHVYMEETTTKDKTPASSPSPHNLRRKQLFASEENLSSRPTKSPEEMGRTSPGQAVSGSTSLETFKSMTLPSYKLLSSEEHLDTSVPPSIEAARETKKPDHKKSALLSLVTGKKEMVKTGDAEIIPDRTLQSEENTIPEEKSEEEAKCPEVPADLGRGSPSGDAHHAEVEEAITNKQLLRPFEEERKPEKAAPAKTKAVKPRLHPVKPMNTMANKPQSKNLNVISTMNEKLLEMSVKKYDPSDPAYAYAQLTHDELIQLVLKQKDTITRKDLQVRELEDYIDNLLVRVMEETPNILRVSMSGNRKAGKM from the exons ATGGCGGCCGCGGGCTGGGCGCCCACCCACGTACGGGTGACGGTGCTGCGGGCGCGGGGGCTGCGCTCCaaggcggcggcgggcggcagCGACGCGTACGCGGTGATGGCGCTGGGCCGCGACAAGTTCCGCACGTCGGTGGCCGAGCGGTGCCGGGGCGAGCCGCTGTGGCGGGAGGAGGCCACGTTCGAGCTGCCGGCGCGGCCCGCCGCCCTGCGCCTCACGGTGCTGCACCGAGCCCTGGCCGGGGCCGACAAGTTCCTGGGCCGCGCCGAGGTGGAGCTGGCAGCGCTGAGGGACGACGGCGGCCGGCAGCACAGCAG GTGGTACAAGCTGCGCTCCAAaccagggaagaaggaaaaggagagaggggagatCGAGGTGGATATCCAGTTCATGAGGAGTAACATGACAGCCAGCATGTTTGATCTGTCCATGAAAGACAAGCCCCGCTCTCCCTTTGGGAAGCTCAAAGACAAGCTCAAGGGCAAGAGGAGCAGCGGCCTCTCGGACACGGCTTCGGCCATCgtccccagcacctcccactCCCCTGCCGACAGCGAGGATGAGGCAGTcgagaaggagaagaagaaatccAAGTTCAAAGCTCTGTTCTCCAAGCCTGGCCTGCAGAAGACATCCCTGTCCCAGTCCATGTCTGTGCTGCCCACTCAGCAGCCCCTCACCCAGAGGATTCGGCTGCGGCCCAGCGACTTCCAGGCGCAGTGGGATGAGGAGGAGTCTGAGACCTCTCCTGCCTCAGAAC gatcCTTTGAAAACGCGTTGGAAGAGAAGCCAGCTCCTTCTCCATTGTTTAAATCTCGTAAACCAGCCTTTTTGGACAGTAGGCAGCTAAGCCAAGGAATCTCTAACCACACCAAAAAGGATGGGCTCTCTTTGTTCAGTGGCCTGAAATCCAAAAGCGATCCTGTGTCCAAGTCCAGTCTGTGCATCAATGGCAGTCACGTCTATATGGAAGAGACCACAACCAAGGACAAGACTCCAGCCTCGTCCCCCTCTCCTCACAACCTCAGGAGGAAGCAGCTCTTTGCTTCAGAGGAGAACCTGTCCTCCAGGCCCACTAAATCACCTGAAGAGATGGGAAGAACCTCTCCTGGTCAGGCTGTCTCTGGGTCCACATCCTTGGAGACCTTCAAATCCATGACTTTGCCGTCATACAAACTGCTCAGCAGTGAGGAGCACCTGGACACCAGCGTTCCACCAAGCATAGAGGCTGctagagagacaaaaaaaccagACCACAAAAAGTCTGCCTTGCTCTCCCTGGTCActgggaagaaggaaatggTGAAGACCGGTGATGCTGAGATTATTCCTGACAGGACCCTGCAGAGTGAGGAAAATACAATTCCAGAAGAGAAGAGTGAAGAGGAGGCCAAATGCCCTGAAGTCCCAGCAGATTTGGGCAGAGGGAGCCCGTCAGGAGATGCTCACCATGCAGAGGTGGAGGAGGCCATCACAAACAAGCAGCTGCTCAGGCCTTTTGAGGAGGAACGGAAACCTGAGAAAGCTGCACCAGCCAAGACCAAAGCTGTGAAACCCAG ACTCCATCCTGTGAAGCCAATGAACACCATGGCAAACAAGCCTCAGAGCAAGAACCTGAATGTCATCAGCACCATGAACgaaaagctgctggaaatgaGTGTGAAG AAATACGATCCCTCAGACCCTGCCTATGCCTATGCTCAGCTGACACACGATGAGCTGATCCAGCTGGTGCTGAAACAGAAGGATACCATTACCAGGAAGGACCTCCAGGTGCGGGAGCTGGAGGACTACATCGACAACCTGCTTGTCAGAGTCATGgaagaaaccccaaacatcCTCCGTGTTTCCATGTCTGGCAACAGAAAAGCTGGGAAGATGTGA